One Aciduliprofundum boonei T469 genomic region harbors:
- a CDS encoding transcription factor S yields MFCPKCGSLMHPKDGKWVCSSCGYEMPIDKDKSQEIVAEAKEKEMIVISSEEELKALPYDESVICPKCGHAGAHWMLQQTRAADEPETRFYICPKCGHRWREY; encoded by the coding sequence ATGTTCTGCCCTAAATGCGGATCTTTAATGCATCCAAAAGATGGAAAATGGGTTTGCTCAAGTTGCGGTTACGAGATGCCAATCGATAAAGACAAGAGTCAAGAAATAGTGGCTGAGGCAAAAGAAAAAGAGATGATTGTAATTTCATCGGAGGAGGAACTAAAAGCATTACCTTACGATGAAAGTGTCATTTGTCCAAAATGTGGTCATGCTGGGGCCCACTGGATGCTTCAGCAAACCCGCGCTGCAGATGAACCAGAAACTAGATTCTACATATGTCCTAAATGCGGACATAGATGGAGAGAATATTAG
- the rgy gene encoding reverse gyrase has product MIPVIYGELCPQCHDKLSWKEIENNLCENTGKELSRTRESEIYGEFEKFFVEKFGSKPRAIQRMWARRVLAGKSFAAIAPTGIGKTSFGILMSMFLARKGKKSYLLVPTTIILKDMVKKFEDLGEDIAFYHSKMKGEEKKGMENRIKEGKFNILITTTAYLARNHKNLYGKFFHFIFVDDVDSLLKRSKNLEKVLKILHKKGVLMVSTATGTKGYNTKILRDKLGFDVGNMRNAVRNIEDIYASKDTLKDILNAMGSGALIFAPTAKEAKTLADRIGDKAGLVIEKDKRAYDDFQAGKLDYLVGVSTPYGSLIRGIDMPDRIRYVIFYGIPRFKINAENLDDFGDKLMLSLAYGLRDYGFDEYIKNRNVKEIREKLKSILQNRKDIRGEDFIYKNGHIIFPDVKTYIQGSGRASRLYAGGITKGASFLLDGDDMVEIFLQRAELYGIEFKSLEDVDIESLKREIDRDRRRIAEKVEEKDVITPSLFIVESPNKAKHIAHFFGKPNLRIIGNAVVYEVAVGDRVLTIAPSLGHTVDLSTTQGYYGVVIKTGLFIPVYSPIRKCRDCGYQFTEGNKCPVCGSEDIYNAREQIEILRRLAYECEDVIIGTDPDTEGEKIAWDLRNLLSPFAKSIKRAEFHEVTKDAIIKAIRESREFDENLVKAQIVRRIEDRWIGFELSHILWNLFGKKNLSAGRAQTPVLGWIIERYEKSKEIREEYFIKGTDVKSPWKENVLAKVEKIGDEVKDYVVPPYTTDEILKDANTILGLGAREAMNILQDLFESGLITYHRTDSTHVSQEGMSIAKKYLGEDFRPRRWGKEGAHECIRPTKPWSAEDIRRFVNEGILNLEIQDEALRVYDLIFRRFMASESVGKIRISKYKVSAKGKVLEIPLIVEAYGKSVELYPYRIKVYRPLPTGMVRIEVEKRKIKLAPYTQADVIRLMKDRKIGRPSTYATIISKLFKRDYIVERSGKLIPTRIGIEVYSFLSTNYGKFVSEERTRILERKMEDVENGNRDYLYVLNELYEEIGKIRGN; this is encoded by the coding sequence ATGATTCCTGTTATCTATGGAGAGCTATGTCCACAATGCCATGATAAACTAAGTTGGAAGGAAATAGAAAATAATTTATGCGAGAATACTGGAAAGGAGTTATCTCGCACGAGAGAATCCGAGATTTACGGAGAATTTGAGAAATTCTTTGTGGAAAAATTCGGATCTAAGCCCAGAGCAATTCAGAGAATGTGGGCCAGGAGGGTCCTCGCTGGGAAATCTTTTGCGGCCATAGCTCCCACTGGGATAGGAAAAACATCCTTTGGGATATTAATGTCCATGTTTCTCGCTAGGAAGGGAAAAAAGTCCTACTTGCTTGTACCAACCACAATAATTTTAAAGGATATGGTTAAAAAATTTGAGGATCTTGGAGAGGATATCGCGTTTTATCATTCCAAGATGAAAGGAGAGGAAAAGAAAGGCATGGAAAATAGGATCAAAGAAGGAAAATTCAATATTTTAATCACCACAACAGCTTATCTTGCAAGAAACCATAAAAATTTATACGGTAAATTTTTCCATTTTATATTTGTTGATGATGTGGATTCACTCCTAAAAAGGTCAAAAAATCTGGAGAAGGTTCTGAAAATTTTGCATAAAAAAGGGGTTTTGATGGTTTCTACAGCCACAGGAACCAAGGGATACAATACGAAGATTTTAAGGGACAAATTAGGATTTGATGTTGGAAATATGCGCAATGCTGTGAGGAACATAGAAGACATCTACGCGAGCAAAGATACGCTCAAGGATATATTGAATGCAATGGGATCAGGAGCGCTTATATTCGCGCCTACTGCGAAAGAAGCTAAAACTCTTGCGGACCGTATAGGAGATAAGGCGGGTTTGGTCATTGAAAAAGATAAAAGAGCATACGATGATTTCCAGGCAGGAAAATTGGATTATCTTGTTGGAGTTTCGACTCCATATGGCTCTTTAATAAGAGGTATTGATATGCCAGATAGGATTAGATATGTCATTTTTTATGGCATTCCGAGATTTAAGATAAATGCGGAGAATCTGGACGATTTTGGAGATAAGCTAATGCTCTCTCTTGCGTATGGATTAAGAGATTACGGCTTTGATGAATACATAAAAAATAGGAATGTAAAAGAGATAAGGGAGAAATTAAAAAGTATATTGCAAAATAGAAAAGATATCAGGGGAGAAGATTTTATTTATAAAAATGGCCATATAATCTTCCCGGATGTGAAAACTTATATTCAAGGTTCTGGAAGAGCATCTCGCTTGTATGCTGGAGGTATAACAAAGGGAGCTTCATTTCTTCTTGATGGCGATGATATGGTTGAAATATTCTTGCAAAGAGCAGAGCTTTACGGAATAGAATTTAAATCTCTTGAAGATGTGGATATTGAATCCCTAAAGCGAGAAATTGATAGGGATAGAAGGAGAATAGCGGAGAAGGTCGAGGAAAAAGATGTTATAACTCCATCTTTGTTTATAGTTGAAAGTCCAAACAAGGCAAAACACATAGCCCATTTCTTCGGTAAGCCAAATTTAAGGATAATAGGAAATGCGGTTGTCTATGAGGTCGCCGTGGGCGATAGAGTTTTGACAATAGCACCATCTCTGGGTCATACCGTTGATTTGAGCACAACACAGGGTTATTATGGAGTAGTTATAAAAACAGGGCTTTTCATTCCAGTTTACTCCCCCATAAGAAAGTGCAGGGATTGCGGCTATCAATTCACAGAGGGTAATAAATGCCCTGTTTGTGGCTCAGAGGATATCTATAATGCGAGAGAGCAGATAGAAATTCTTCGCAGACTGGCATATGAATGTGAGGATGTGATTATAGGCACAGATCCCGATACCGAGGGGGAGAAGATAGCGTGGGATTTGAGGAATCTACTGTCTCCTTTTGCAAAGAGCATAAAGAGGGCAGAGTTTCATGAAGTAACCAAGGATGCCATAATAAAGGCAATACGAGAGAGTAGAGAATTTGATGAAAATTTGGTAAAGGCACAAATCGTGAGGAGAATAGAGGACAGATGGATAGGGTTTGAACTTTCACATATCCTTTGGAATTTGTTTGGAAAGAAGAATCTATCCGCAGGGAGAGCCCAAACGCCAGTTCTGGGATGGATCATTGAGAGATACGAGAAATCAAAAGAGATAAGGGAGGAGTATTTTATAAAGGGGACGGATGTAAAATCACCTTGGAAAGAGAATGTTCTTGCCAAGGTAGAGAAAATTGGGGACGAAGTGAAAGATTATGTTGTTCCCCCGTACACCACCGATGAGATTTTAAAAGATGCAAATACCATATTGGGTTTAGGGGCAAGAGAAGCTATGAATATACTCCAAGACTTATTTGAATCTGGGTTGATAACTTATCACAGAACGGATTCAACCCATGTATCGCAGGAGGGTATGAGCATTGCGAAGAAATACTTGGGCGAGGATTTTAGACCTAGAAGATGGGGCAAAGAGGGGGCTCATGAATGTATAAGACCAACAAAGCCCTGGAGTGCAGAGGATATAAGAAGATTTGTAAATGAGGGAATTTTGAATTTAGAGATACAGGATGAAGCACTGCGTGTTTATGATTTGATATTTCGGAGATTTATGGCTTCTGAAAGTGTAGGCAAGATAAGAATTTCAAAGTATAAAGTATCCGCAAAGGGAAAGGTTTTGGAGATTCCCCTGATTGTTGAAGCTTATGGCAAGAGTGTTGAACTCTATCCTTACAGAATTAAAGTTTACAGGCCCTTGCCTACGGGAATGGTTAGAATCGAGGTTGAAAAGAGAAAGATCAAACTTGCACCATATACCCAAGCGGATGTAATAAGGTTAATGAAGGATAGGAAAATAGGTAGGCCAAGTACCTATGCCACAATAATATCCAAGCTATTCAAAAGGGATTATATCGTAGAGCGCAGTGGAAAATTGATACCCACAAGGATTGGAATTGAAGTTTATTCATTTTTGTCCACCAACTATGGAAAATTTGTAAGTGAAGAGAGGACAAGAATATTAGAAAGAAAAATGGAGGATGTAGAGAATGGAAATAGGGATTATCTGTATGTTCTAAATGAGCTTTATGAGGAAATAGGTAAGATAAGAGGAAACTAA